GATCGACCAGCTGTCCTCGTCGAGGTAGAACACGCGCTTCTTGAAGATGTGCGAAGTGCCTTCGCGCAGGTTGGCCTCCACCACCCAGACGCGGTGCAGCTCGTAGCGCGCCAGCTCCTGATTGATGTGGCTTTTGTGCAGGATGTCTTTGTACTTGACCCGGCGGTCCTCGATCTTGAAGGAGTTGTACGGGATGTACAGCTCCTTGCGGCCCACCAGCTTCCAGGTGTAGCGGTCGAGCGAACCGTTGAACATGTCGATCTGGTCATAGGTCTGCGAGTTGTCCGAGCCCTCGGTCGGGTTGTCGTAGCCGGCGTCCGGGACGCGGCGCACGCGACGCACCTGCGGGTTGTAGATATAGGCCTCGCGCAGACCCTGCACCGGCTCGGTGGCCAGGATGAACTGGCCGGTGATGCGCGGCGGCGACAGGTACTCGGACAGGTAGTACAGCATCACCTTGTTGTCCGGCGGCGGCGGGTTCTTGATGTTCGAGTAGACGAATTTCACGTCCTCGATCAGTTTGGTGATGGTATAGCTGCCGTCCGGCTGCACGATCGCCTGGTTGTTGTAGCGGCGCACGCCGGCGCCGCGGAACTTCATGCGGTGGTTCCAGATGATCTCCTCGGGGCGCTCCGGCAGCGGGAAGGGAAAGCCGAGCGCGGCGCCCTTCACGTCCGAGCCTTCCAGCACCGCGGTCGAGGCATTCTTGATGGTGGCCTCTTCGATCACCTTGGGGAAATGCCCGGAGCGGATGCTGGTGTAGACCGGCATCTTGTAGCTGGGGTACTGGGTCAGCATGCGCTTGTGCCCTTCCGTCAGCTTGTCCGCGTACTGGGCCATGTTGGCCTTGGTGATCGTGAACAGCGGCTTTTCGATGCGACCGCCGGAGAAGAGCTTTTCCAGCTCGTCGCCGGGCATGGTCTCGATCTGCTGCGGCGTCAGCCGGCGCTGCTCGTCGGTGAAGTTGCTCGGGCCGGTCCATTCCGGGATGCTGCCGTCGGCATTGGCGGCACGGATCGCGCCGATGGCGGTCAGTTCCTTGCCGAGCTTGGCGATGTCTTCGGGCGCCGGCCTGGCGGTGGCGGTACCGGCCGCCAGCAGCGCGGCGGCGAATCCAAGTCCCAGGTGAATGCGAGTCAAGATAGGCTCCTTACGAATACGCTCAGGTTCATGGCAGGCACGGCTCTAACCGCGACCACTGCCGGAAGGTTAGCAGAATGCGGCAAAACGTTTGCCAGCGGTATGCCCGGCCGCCGTCCATGTCCCGTCTCCTCAGCAAAGCCCCCAAACGAAACGGCCCCGCAGAGCGGGGCCGGTTATGGAATCCGTAGGTGTGGACTGTTACGGTGTTGTAGTGGTGGTGGTCGTGGTGGTCGTGCTGCTGCCAGAGCTACCGTCATTACCCACGATGATCGCCAGTCCACCCAGTCCGCCCAAGATACCGAGCGTGGTCCCGAGGCCCACACCCAGACCCACGCCGGTGGCCGCACCGACACCGGCACCAATGACCGGCATGCTGTTGACCAGGACAGGCGCCACGCCACCCAAGCCGACGAAGCCGATCTGGCCGGCCTGAACGACCAGCGTGCCGGCCGCATTGGTCAGGGTGATACTGCCCTCGGTGACCTGCACATAGAGGCCCTCCGGGGTCCAGATCATGGTGTACGCCGTGCCGCGGATCCCCATGGTGGCGACCGGCGTCTTGACCCGGTAGCTGGTGGTGTCACGCCGGCCCAGCGAGGCCACCACGGCGTCGAAGCCGCCGCGGATGAAGGTGTAGAAGCTCTTGCCGGTTTCCGGCTTGTCCGCGGACTTCGGCGGCGTGTACTGATCAATGACGAACTTGGTATTGGGATGCAAGGCGATACGCTCGCCGTTTTCCATGCGCACGCGCATACGGCCGTCGTCGCCGGTCACCAGTGCGTCCCCGGATTCGATCGGTGTGTCCTTGCTTGCCTGCAGCTCGGTGCCACCGCGCTGGATCTTGGCATCGCCGGTGGCGAACTCCACCGTGCCGGCCGCTGCGAGCGCCAGATTGCTCAGCAGCATGAGCAACATCCCGAAGACCGGGACGGTCAGTTTGATCGCCGCTCTTTCTCGCATGTTGCCCCCCTATGCTTGGCAGTTCATCCTTGGAGTTTTGCGTAGCCTTGCCGGACCTTCCAGAAATACCCTGGAATCACTCGGTTGGCCGTAGCGGCGCACGCAATACCCCCCCATATCCCGGCAAATTTAGTATGCGCCAACATAATCTCGATTTCCACCGTTTGCTGAATCAGTCGAGAAAACCCGGCCAGCCGCCGGTCACGGTATCCCGCCCGGCATCCTGTACCAGGCCGTACAGGGCACGGCCGTCCCGCACCTTCTGGCCGCCGTCCCGGGTCAAGGGCTTGAACACGAAGCTGCTGCGCTGGCGGCTCGATCGGTTGAAGAACAGGTCCAGGGGCAGAGTGAGGTAGAAGCCCTTGTCGAAGCGGCCCTCGCCAAAGTCTTCCGAGGAGACGTCGGTAAAAGTGGCAAAGGCCCCGGCCCGCACGCCGTTGGCAAACTCACGCGAGAAATCCAGGGTCGTGCCCGTGTCCCCGGCCAGGTAGCGCCCCACGCTGACCTGCGCCAGGACCTCGTAGAACGGCAGTTCGTAGTACAGCGTCAGGTGGCCGGTGGT
This is a stretch of genomic DNA from Nevskiales bacterium. It encodes these proteins:
- a CDS encoding FecR domain-containing protein; the encoded protein is MLLSNLALAAAGTVEFATGDAKIQRGGTELQASKDTPIESGDALVTGDDGRMRVRMENGERIALHPNTKFVIDQYTPPKSADKPETGKSFYTFIRGGFDAVVASLGRRDTTSYRVKTPVATMGIRGTAYTMIWTPEGLYVQVTEGSITLTNAAGTLVVQAGQIGFVGLGGVAPVLVNSMPVIGAGVGAATGVGLGVGLGTTLGILGGLGGLAIIVGNDGSSGSSTTTTTTTTTTP
- a CDS encoding DUF1329 domain-containing protein, giving the protein MTRIHLGLGFAAALLAAGTATARPAPEDIAKLGKELTAIGAIRAANADGSIPEWTGPSNFTDEQRRLTPQQIETMPGDELEKLFSGGRIEKPLFTITKANMAQYADKLTEGHKRMLTQYPSYKMPVYTSIRSGHFPKVIEEATIKNASTAVLEGSDVKGAALGFPFPLPERPEEIIWNHRMKFRGAGVRRYNNQAIVQPDGSYTITKLIEDVKFVYSNIKNPPPPDNKVMLYYLSEYLSPPRITGQFILATEPVQGLREAYIYNPQVRRVRRVPDAGYDNPTEGSDNSQTYDQIDMFNGSLDRYTWKLVGRKELYIPYNSFKIEDRRVKYKDILHKSHINQELARYELHRVWVVEANLREGTSHIFKKRVFYLDEDSWSIAAVDCYDNRDQYWRFQEGHLASFPMIPTVSAVPEVIYDLQTGRYFTTAMQNEDKVSDYLIEFKSDYFTTQNLKNKTNR